The following are from one region of the candidate division WWE3 bacterium genome:
- a CDS encoding bifunctional 5,10-methylenetetrahydrofolate dehydrogenase/5,10-methenyltetrahydrofolate cyclohydrolase has product MIIFDGKALASQIELDIKNKFTSPKQVSPERSGGERSVGGLNLVILATTTDEASNTYVRMKQRLGERLGVTVQKVTVTAETLSDELKKYAAMTEVTGLMVQLPIPSLDKKSLNNVLSLIPLTKDVDGLNPQNLALIKTGQQTFLPATVLAVERIIAAAPLEFKLGLTTAAVVGANGMVGGPLSDRLEYLGFKVGRFDIGETLTELRDFDVVVSCTGSPKLITSELIKPGAIVIDVGYPQGDVDFENVKNKTSFITPVPGGVGPVTVASLMENLVQLCHSGPRRGAFGS; this is encoded by the coding sequence ATGATAATTTTCGATGGTAAAGCACTAGCTTCGCAAATAGAATTAGATATAAAAAACAAATTTACCTCGCCGAAGCAAGTTTCGCCGGAGCGAAGCGGCGGCGAACGCAGCGTAGGCGGGCTTAATCTCGTTATTCTAGCCACCACCACCGACGAAGCCAGCAACACTTACGTGCGTATGAAACAACGCCTGGGGGAGCGGCTGGGAGTTACCGTCCAAAAAGTAACGGTGACTGCCGAAACTTTATCCGATGAACTTAAAAAGTACGCTGCCATGACCGAGGTGACTGGCCTTATGGTCCAGCTCCCTATCCCCAGTCTTGATAAAAAATCACTTAATAATGTACTGTCACTAATACCTCTTACTAAAGATGTCGATGGCTTAAATCCCCAAAACTTAGCCTTAATTAAAACAGGCCAACAAACTTTTTTACCGGCTACAGTGTTAGCGGTGGAAAGAATTATCGCAGCAGCACCTTTAGAATTTAAACTGGGCTTAACCACGGCCGCTGTGGTGGGGGCCAACGGTATGGTGGGTGGGCCACTTAGCGATCGGCTAGAATATTTGGGTTTTAAAGTGGGTAGGTTCGACATTGGGGAAACATTGACGGAGCTGCGAGACTTTGACGTGGTGGTCAGCTGCACCGGCAGCCCTAAACTAATTACATCCGAGTTGATCAAACCAGGCGCTATCGTTATCGACGTTGGCTACCCTCAAGGTGATGTTGACTTTGAGAATGTTAAAAATAAAACCAGTTTTATTACCCCCGTCCCCGGCGGCGTCGGCCCCGTCACCGTAGCTTCTCTCATGGAAAACCTAGTCCAACTATGTCATTCCGGGCCCCGAAGGGGAGCCTTTGGCTCTTGA
- a CDS encoding IS30 family transposase yields the protein MPSYEHLNIEERERLFGWRESGVSLQEIGRRLGRNVSTVSRELERNTYFGRQYLPCLAQRRAERVGLKQRYQAPLKNPEVFLYVREHLRLPHLWSPEAIAGRIGIDIKGARINQETIYRYIYGRRGKKYKLWQYLECGRKKRMKKDGRRVHNKGKVPNAISIDLRPKAVNNRKVVGYWETDNIEGPRKSKSALSVISERSVRRVLISKIANQTAVVKTASLVQRMKIYPQALLGSITQDNGQENYCHQETGKALGTTMYFCNAYHSWEKGGVENRNKAIRRFFPKGTDFDLVSDEEVAVVEYIINSRPMKCLNYLKPYEKMQQLVSKLGST from the coding sequence ATGCCTAGTTATGAACATCTAAATATTGAGGAACGAGAACGTCTTTTTGGTTGGCGGGAATCAGGAGTTTCTCTTCAAGAAATTGGAAGAAGACTTGGTAGAAATGTTTCGACTGTCTCTCGCGAACTGGAAAGGAACACATACTTTGGTAGGCAGTATCTCCCCTGTTTAGCTCAAAGAAGAGCTGAGAGGGTGGGACTAAAGCAACGTTACCAAGCGCCTTTAAAGAACCCAGAGGTGTTTCTGTATGTTCGAGAACACTTACGGCTACCACACCTGTGGTCACCGGAAGCAATTGCCGGAAGGATTGGAATTGACATTAAAGGAGCGAGAATCAATCAAGAGACCATCTATCGGTACATCTACGGGAGGAGAGGTAAGAAGTATAAATTGTGGCAATATTTGGAGTGTGGTCGGAAGAAACGGATGAAAAAAGATGGCCGCAGAGTCCACAATAAAGGCAAGGTGCCAAACGCCATATCGATTGATCTACGGCCCAAAGCGGTTAATAACAGAAAGGTCGTCGGTTACTGGGAGACAGATAACATTGAAGGTCCAAGGAAGTCAAAATCAGCTCTCTCCGTCATCTCTGAAAGATCGGTAAGAAGGGTGTTAATTAGTAAAATAGCTAATCAAACCGCAGTGGTTAAAACAGCCTCATTAGTACAAAGAATGAAGATTTATCCGCAGGCTCTTTTGGGGTCAATTACTCAAGATAACGGTCAGGAGAACTATTGCCACCAGGAAACTGGTAAGGCTTTAGGAACGACTATGTACTTCTGTAACGCCTATCACAGTTGGGAGAAAGGTGGTGTCGAAAATCGTAATAAAGCCATCCGAAGATTCTTTCCCAAGGGAACGGATTTCGATCTAGTGTCAGATGAGGAAGTAGCGGTAGTAGAGTATATTATCAACAGTCGACCAATGAAGTGCTTGAACTATTTGAAACCCTACGAGAAAATGCAACAGTTGGTGAGTAAGTTAGGATCAACTTAA
- the rpsI gene encoding 30S ribosomal protein S9, translating to MAENKPKEKFYSGTGRRKSAVARVWLTPGKGEYTINDKLITEVMVTEDEKQAWLKPFHLVGISHPHAKFAGSIKVSGGGRNSQLEAITLGISRALSAFDASFETILRKNNLLRRDSREVEPKKYYMHKARKAPQYSKR from the coding sequence ATGGCAGAAAATAAACCAAAAGAAAAATTTTATAGTGGGACCGGCCGGCGTAAAAGCGCCGTGGCTCGGGTATGGTTAACCCCGGGAAAAGGGGAATACACTATTAATGACAAGTTAATTACGGAAGTAATGGTGACTGAAGATGAGAAGCAAGCTTGGCTTAAGCCCTTCCATTTAGTAGGTATTTCTCACCCACATGCTAAATTTGCTGGTTCCATTAAAGTTTCTGGTGGTGGCCGTAACAGCCAACTTGAGGCTATCACTTTAGGTATTTCCAGAGCCTTGTCGGCCTTTGATGCTTCTTTTGAAACTATTCTTAGGAAGAATAATTTGTTACGCCGTGACTCTCGCGAAGTAGAGCCCAAAAAATACTACATGCACAAGGCTCGCAAAGCTCCGCAATACTCCAAGCGTTAA